A stretch of the Cytophagia bacterium CHB2 genome encodes the following:
- a CDS encoding FAD-dependent oxidoreductase: GVIEKCCLRFERPFWPVDVDWVEFVSGRRGEWAEWLSLARATGTPVLVGFQGGAPARALAALDDGALVDAALGALRAMFGKKVPAPAGAIVTRWAADPFARGAYSFNAVGSDGAMRRALAEPVDGRLFFAGEATSADYFATTHGAYLSGLAAADAVLSA; encoded by the coding sequence CGGCGTCATCGAGAAATGCTGCCTGCGCTTCGAAAGACCGTTCTGGCCGGTCGACGTGGACTGGGTCGAGTTCGTCTCCGGCCGGCGCGGCGAGTGGGCCGAGTGGCTGAGCCTGGCGCGCGCCACGGGCACGCCGGTGCTGGTCGGCTTCCAAGGCGGCGCGCCGGCGCGCGCTCTCGCTGCGCTCGACGACGGCGCCCTAGTCGATGCGGCGCTGGGGGCGTTGCGCGCCATGTTCGGGAAGAAGGTGCCGGCTCCGGCGGGCGCGATCGTCACGCGCTGGGCGGCCGATCCGTTCGCGCGCGGCGCCTATTCGTTCAACGCGGTCGGCAGCGACGGCGCGATGCGCCGGGCGCTCGCCGAACCGGTCGACGGTCGGCTGTTCTTCGCCGGCGAGGCGACCTCGGCTGACTATTTCGCCACGACGCACGGCGCCTATCTGTCCGGGCTCGCCGCCGCGGACGCGGTTCTGTCGGCCTGA
- a CDS encoding rhodanese-like domain-containing protein — MTGTAEPSAASPSPSSEPSIAVVSPRTTPSTSTRYPWSPTHQATMGVRSSTEMETRSGTVPGAVLIPLNELGRRMNTLPRDRKILTICRSSHRSPIAARQLKRAGYDVVNVLGGTIGWYRAGLPMVKPDDGGAGAG; from the coding sequence ATGACCGGCACGGCGGAACCGTCGGCGGCCAGCCCGTCGCCCAGCTCGGAGCCATCGATCGCGGTCGTGAGCCCCAGGACGACGCCCTCGACATCCACCAGGTACCCCTGGTCCCCCACCCACCAGGCCACGATGGGTGTCCGCTCGAGCACCGAGATGGAGACGCGGTCGGGCACTGTGCCGGGGGCGGTGTTAATCCCGCTGAACGAACTCGGCCGCCGCATGAACACATTGCCGCGCGACCGGAAAATATTGACGATTTGCCGGTCAAGCCACCGCAGCCCCATCGCCGCGCGACAACTCAAGCGGGCGGGTTACGATGTGGTCAACGTCCTGGGGGGCACGATCGGCTGGTATCGGGCGGGGCTGCCCATGGTGAAACCGGACGACGGCGGAGCCGGCGCGGGGTAG
- a CDS encoding helix-turn-helix domain-containing protein, with the protein MDDLPVKPPQPHRRATTQAGGLRCGQRPGGHDRLVSGGAAHGETGRRRSRRGVARTSRPGVCGCAGSPCDQACSALDAGQFGHATLIVGPPRIGKRLLAETDQEIISICFSSGFNDLAHFYRIFKRYTSLSPRQFRLNAGYHSAKMAKHEH; encoded by the coding sequence ATTGACGATTTGCCGGTCAAGCCACCGCAGCCCCATCGCCGCGCGACAACTCAAGCGGGCGGGTTACGATGTGGTCAACGTCCTGGGGGGCACGATCGGCTGGTATCGGGCGGGGCTGCCCATGGTGAAACCGGACGACGGCGGAGCCGGCGCGGGGTAGCGCGAACGTCGCGACCGGGGGTATGCGGTTGTGCCGGATCACCCTGCGATCAGGCGTGCTCGGCGCTGGACGCCGGGCAATTCGGCCATGCCACCCTGATCGTCGGGCCGCCGCGGATCGGCAAGCGCCTGCTGGCGGAAACCGATCAAGAAATCATTTCCATTTGTTTCTCCTCGGGCTTCAACGATCTCGCGCACTTTTACCGCATTTTCAAACGCTATACCTCGCTTTCGCCGCGCCAATTCCGTCTCAATGCCGGCTACCATTCCGCGAAAATGGCAAAACACGAGCACTAA
- a CDS encoding phytanoyl-CoA dioxygenase family protein has protein sequence MNSSPSPTISSKSHFDHEGYSIFRNVLDADLVGEARQHVDWLLQKNPETRPEQLHHFLMTDDPFWVRLISDDRLLDVAEQFIGPNIALFASHYICKRPYDGQAVLWHQDGTYWPLEPMEVVTLWLAIDNTDAENGCMRVLPRTQNMRLLTPEELVQQNDGTNVLGSGIDPAQIDESQAVDVLLAAGDVSVHHPNVIHGSNANTSSRWRRGLTIRYIPASTRILSEKKHPSAFMLRGEAVRGVNEYNPWPKYVAGRHMPFGDWQAWNQKCELQNRKYRNGA, from the coding sequence ATGAACTCTTCTCCATCCCCAACAATCAGCAGCAAATCCCATTTCGATCACGAAGGTTACAGCATCTTCCGCAACGTGCTCGATGCGGATTTGGTTGGCGAGGCCCGGCAGCATGTCGATTGGCTCTTGCAAAAGAACCCGGAGACGCGTCCGGAGCAGCTTCATCATTTCTTGATGACCGACGATCCGTTTTGGGTGAGACTCATCAGTGATGATCGCCTGCTCGATGTTGCGGAGCAGTTCATCGGACCGAACATTGCGCTTTTTGCGTCACACTATATTTGCAAAAGGCCTTATGACGGGCAGGCAGTGCTGTGGCATCAAGATGGTACGTATTGGCCGTTAGAGCCAATGGAAGTGGTTACGCTTTGGCTGGCAATTGACAACACTGATGCGGAGAACGGCTGCATGCGCGTGCTGCCGCGCACGCAAAACATGCGGCTGCTTACCCCGGAGGAACTCGTTCAACAAAACGACGGCACAAACGTGCTGGGTTCTGGCATCGATCCGGCGCAGATCGATGAAAGCCAAGCGGTTGATGTCCTGCTGGCTGCCGGCGATGTTTCCGTGCATCATCCCAACGTCATTCATGGCTCCAATGCCAACACCTCCAGCCGCTGGCGCCGCGGCTTGACGATACGATATATTCCCGCAAGCACGCGCATTCTCTCGGAGAAAAAACACCCCAGCGCTTTCATGTTGCGCGGTGAAGCGGTGCGCGGTGTGAATGAGTATAATCCGTGGCCGAAATATGTCGCAGGCAGGCACATGCCGTTTGGCGACTGGCAGGCGTGGAATCAGAAATGTGAATTGCAGAACCGGAAATATCGAAACGGCGCGTAA
- a CDS encoding aldo/keto reductase encodes MKYRTLGRTGLRCSEIGLGTWAFASQIYGTVTEREALNTIAAALDSGINFFDTAPLYGTATRDGVAEEILGRGLGAKRNDVIISSKFGRNATEGNLPNFHGKRARTSVEESLRRLQRDHLDVLFFHSPFSAEEIHDDVWEALDQLKGEGKIRFVGHSISKFEDTQQMARAWAAERRIDVIQVVYSLMNREARQLIRDLGRENLGIIARESLANGFLSGTITRDTVFPPQSLNARYSREEIAARVDYTERLHFLMRGDIDTLPQAALRWVLDHAEISLVLSGASKPDEILDCAAASEAAPYAAEEMQQANDIHTRDFQAA; translated from the coding sequence ATGAAATACCGCACTTTGGGACGCACAGGTTTGCGCTGCAGCGAGATCGGCCTGGGAACGTGGGCTTTTGCCTCTCAGATTTACGGAACCGTAACGGAGCGTGAGGCGCTGAACACAATTGCCGCAGCGCTTGACAGCGGCATCAACTTCTTTGATACTGCACCGTTGTACGGCACGGCAACGCGCGATGGCGTCGCCGAGGAAATTCTGGGCAGAGGCCTGGGGGCAAAACGCAATGACGTTATCATCTCCAGCAAATTCGGCCGGAATGCCACCGAGGGCAACCTTCCCAATTTTCACGGCAAACGGGCGCGCACTTCAGTGGAAGAAAGCTTGCGACGCCTGCAGCGCGATCATCTCGACGTGCTGTTCTTTCACTCCCCGTTCAGCGCGGAAGAAATTCACGATGACGTGTGGGAGGCGCTGGACCAGCTCAAAGGCGAAGGCAAAATTCGCTTTGTCGGGCATTCGATTTCCAAATTTGAAGACACGCAACAAATGGCGCGCGCCTGGGCGGCGGAGAGAAGGATCGATGTCATTCAAGTCGTGTACAGCCTGATGAATCGCGAAGCACGCCAGCTCATCCGCGATTTGGGCCGCGAAAACCTCGGTATCATAGCGCGCGAATCGCTGGCAAACGGCTTTCTCTCCGGCACGATCACGCGTGACACCGTTTTCCCGCCGCAGAGCCTGAACGCCCGATACTCGCGCGAGGAAATTGCGGCGCGGGTGGATTACACCGAACGTCTTCACTTTCTCATGCGCGGCGATATTGACACGCTGCCCCAGGCCGCGCTGCGCTGGGTGTTGGATCATGCGGAGATTTCACTCGTGCTCTCCGGCGCCAGCAAGCCCGATGAGATTCTGGATTGCGCCGCCGCCTCTGAGGCGGCGCCTTATGCCGCTGAAGAAATGCAACAGGCAAATGACATTCACACACGCGATTTTCAGGCCGCGTGA
- a CDS encoding creatininase family protein, giving the protein MIKPEALLVQLLWGKYEQLRPAQIEAIRARAPIAYLPWGALEWHSYHAPIGLDGIKAQGLCEALAKETGGVVLPAVYAGTDTIKPYKGFHHTIEHATETVTKLCLEFLEQLADEDFKVIVLITGHYGEGHVKAIQAAAEAFRERHPQVGLWAMPDSEPLEGAFPKNHAARGETSFQLLFKPELVDLSLLPAKRAATLDEDGVWGEDPRRASSAEGAEMLQVFLKNAAPKIQKLLEEYSR; this is encoded by the coding sequence ATCATCAAACCGGAGGCGCTCTTGGTACAACTTCTTTGGGGAAAATACGAGCAACTGCGTCCGGCGCAAATTGAAGCGATTCGCGCGCGGGCGCCCATCGCCTATTTGCCCTGGGGCGCGTTGGAATGGCACAGCTATCACGCGCCGATTGGCCTGGATGGCATCAAAGCGCAGGGGCTTTGTGAGGCGCTTGCCAAAGAAACCGGTGGTGTGGTTTTGCCGGCGGTGTACGCCGGCACAGACACCATCAAACCCTACAAAGGCTTTCATCACACCATTGAGCACGCCACTGAAACCGTGACCAAGTTGTGTTTGGAGTTTCTTGAGCAGCTTGCCGACGAAGATTTCAAAGTGATCGTGCTCATCACCGGGCATTACGGCGAGGGTCATGTGAAAGCCATTCAAGCCGCTGCCGAGGCCTTTCGCGAGCGCCACCCGCAAGTTGGTTTGTGGGCAATGCCGGATTCGGAGCCGCTCGAAGGCGCATTTCCCAAAAATCATGCAGCGCGCGGTGAAACTTCCTTTCAACTTCTCTTCAAACCGGAGTTGGTCGATTTGAGCCTGTTGCCTGCGAAGCGCGCGGCGACGCTCGATGAGGACGGCGTGTGGGGCGAAGATCCCCGACGGGCCAGCAGCGCCGAGGGTGCAGAAATGCTGCAGGTGTTTTTGAAAAACGCGGCGCCGAAAATCCAAAAGCTACTCGAGGAATACTCGCGATGA
- a CDS encoding aminotransferase class III-fold pyridoxal phosphate-dependent enzyme: MTPKHSEHYARATARMPWATQTNAKRWRPEYGEFMPPFIKRGQGCRIWDLDDREYIDFRCALGPIILGYRYPEVEAAVRAQMENGVLFSMASPLELDVAEAFCQNVPWVEQIRFMKTGADACTSCVRLARAYTGREHILTIGYHGYHDWSALNWPNPGVPRVLNEYVHEIKYGDREAVERVFNEHGRELAGAITVPYEWNEDTGEEFLALLRQKCDQYGALLIFDEVLTGFRLARGGAQEYYGITPDLAAFAKAMANGYPVSAFAGKREFMQTLEKTIITTTYAGETLSLAASKATMAIMRTQPVHDHINKMGKRLRDGFQEIIKENGLPAHAAGVAAAPYIQFEGAGEAENMQWQSRLFAQVFKRGVFPSDRWFINFSHQPGDIDQALEKVREAARAIC, encoded by the coding sequence ATGACTCCCAAACATTCTGAACATTATGCTCGCGCGACCGCGCGCATGCCGTGGGCCACGCAAACCAATGCCAAACGCTGGCGGCCGGAGTACGGCGAATTCATGCCACCGTTCATCAAACGCGGACAAGGCTGTCGCATCTGGGACTTGGACGATCGCGAGTATATCGATTTTCGCTGCGCTCTGGGTCCGATTATTTTGGGATATCGCTATCCCGAGGTCGAAGCCGCGGTGCGGGCGCAGATGGAAAACGGCGTGCTGTTCAGTATGGCCAGTCCGCTCGAATTGGACGTGGCGGAGGCATTCTGTCAGAACGTGCCTTGGGTGGAACAAATCCGCTTCATGAAAACCGGCGCCGACGCCTGCACAAGTTGTGTGCGTCTGGCGCGCGCGTATACCGGCCGGGAGCACATTCTCACGATTGGTTATCATGGCTATCACGACTGGTCGGCCTTAAACTGGCCCAATCCCGGCGTGCCGCGGGTGTTGAACGAGTATGTGCATGAAATCAAATACGGTGATCGCGAGGCCGTCGAGCGCGTTTTCAATGAACACGGCCGTGAGCTGGCGGGCGCGATCACGGTGCCTTATGAATGGAACGAGGATACCGGCGAAGAATTTCTCGCGTTGCTGCGCCAGAAATGTGATCAGTACGGTGCTTTGTTGATCTTTGATGAAGTGCTCACCGGCTTTCGCCTGGCACGTGGCGGGGCGCAGGAATACTACGGCATTACGCCGGATCTCGCGGCGTTTGCGAAAGCCATGGCCAACGGTTATCCGGTTTCAGCATTTGCCGGCAAACGCGAGTTCATGCAAACGCTCGAAAAGACGATCATCACGACGACCTATGCCGGCGAAACGCTTTCGCTGGCGGCCAGCAAAGCCACGATGGCAATCATGCGCACACAACCGGTGCATGATCACATCAACAAAATGGGAAAGCGCTTGCGTGATGGTTTTCAGGAAATCATCAAGGAAAACGGGCTGCCGGCGCATGCGGCCGGGGTTGCGGCTGCGCCGTACATTCAGTTCGAAGGCGCCGGCGAAGCGGAGAACATGCAATGGCAAAGCCGCTTGTTCGCGCAAGTGTTCAAACGCGGTGTTTTTCCGAGCGACCGTTGGTTCATCAACTTTTCGCATCAGCCGGGCGATATCGACCAGGCTTTGGAAAAAGTGCGGGAGGCCGCGCGCGCGATCTGCTGA